One window from the genome of Nicotiana tomentosiformis chromosome 5, ASM39032v3, whole genome shotgun sequence encodes:
- the LOC104098107 gene encoding glutathione hydrolase 1-like, with protein MMFIITLLLSKWPCSGFLLLLAFLLLSTRTSTSLAYDRREIIKARHGAVATDDGRCSTIGRDVLREGGHAVDATVAAALCLGVVSPASSGIGGGAFMLIRTADGKAQAFDMRETAPKKASENMYAGNAGLKASGVLSIGVPGEIAGLYEAWKQYGKLSWKRLVRPAAHLAHRGFKISPYLHMQMFKSESDIMSDKGLRDLFTSNGSLLQIGDVCYNKQLAKTLRALSAYGIRPFYNGSIGIKLIKDITKSGGILTMEDLQQYQVRIREPITADVMGFKILGMPPPSAGGAAMVLMLNILAQYGIPMEGPSPLLIHRQIEALKHAFALKMNLGDPDFINIKSVIDDMLSTEFAKQLKKTIYDNMTFNPNHYGGKWNQIHDHGTSHMSIVDSDRNAVSMTSTVNAYFGAKYLSPSTGIVLNNEMDDFSIPEKCSENVPPPAPANFIRPGKRPLSSMTPTIVLKGEQLRAVIGASGGAMIIAGTTEVFLNHFARGMDPFSSVMAPRSYHQLIPNVLQYENWTIVTGDHIEVPAKTRTSLQKKGHILQSIAGGTICQFVVQEFKSSKLGELVAISDPRKGGFPSGF; from the exons ATGATGTTCATCATTA CTTTGTTGTTGTCAAAGTGGCCTTGCTCTGGATTTCTGCTTCTTTTGGCATTTCTATTGTTGAGCACAAGAACAAGTACTAGTTTAGCTTATGATAGACGCGAGATAATAAAGGCGCGTCATGGAGCTGTTGCCACTGATGATGGAAGATGCTCGACGATTGGAAGAGACGTTCTACGAGAAGGAGGCCATGCTGTGGATGCAACAGTGGCTGCAGCTCTTTGCTTGGGAGTTGTTAGTCCGGCGTCTAGTGGCATTGGTGGAGGTGCATTCATGCTAATAAGAACAGCAGATGGAAAGGCTCAAGCCTTTGATATGAGAGAAACTGCTCCCAAGAAAGCCTCTGAG AATATGTACGCAGGAAATGCTGGTCTAAAAGCTAGCGGAGTTCTTTCAATAGGAGTTCCAGGAGAAATTGCTGGCCTTTACGAAGCGTGGAAGCAATATGGAAAGCTTTCATGGAAAAGGCTTGTGAGGCCAGCTGCACATCTAGCTCATAGAGGGTTCAAGATTTCACCATATCTTCACATGCAAATGTTCAAAAGCGAATCAGATATTATGTCGGACAAGGGGCTTCGCGACTTGTTCACATCAAATGGCAGCCTTTTGCAGATAGGAGATGTATGTTATAACAAACAGCTAGCTAAAACACTTAGAGCACTTTCCGCATATGGAATTAGGCCATTTTACAATGGATCAATTGGGATTAAATTGATCAAAGATATAACTAAATCTGGAGGCATTTTGACAATGGAAGACTTGCAGCAGTATCAAGTTAGAATAAGAGAACCTATCACTGCAGATGTCATGGGATTTAAGATACTTGGTATGCCACCTCCTTCAGCAGGAGGTGCTGCAATGGTGCTA ATGCTGAACATTCTTGCACAATATGGAATTCCCATGGAAGGTCCAAGTCCCCTTCTAATTCATCGACAAATTGAAGCGTTGAAACATGCATTTGCACTGAAGATGAACCTCGGCGATCCAGATTTCATCAACATAAAAAGCGTCATAGACGATATGCTGTCAACTGAATTTGCAAAACAGTTGAAGAAGACCATATATGACAACATGACTTTCAATCCCAATCACTATGGTGGCAA GTGGAATCAAATCCATGATCATGGTACTAGCCACATGTCCATTGTGGACAGTGATCGAAATGCTGTTTCGATGACTAGCACTGTAAACGCTTACTTTGGTGCAAAATATCTATCACCAAGTACAGGGATAGTTCTTAATAATGAAATGGATGATTTTTCAATTCCTGAAAAATGTTCCGAAAATGTTCCACCACCAGCACCTGCAAATTTTATCCGTCCGGGCAAAAGGCCATTGTCATCAATGACACCTACCATTGTTCTCAAG GGTGAACAACTGAGAGCGGTTATTGGCGCAAGTGGAGGAGCAATGATTATTGCTGGTACAACTGAGGTTTTTCTGAATCACTTTGCAAGGGGAATGGATCCCTTCTCTTCTGTAATGGCTCCAAGATCTTACCATCAG TTGATTCCAAATGTACTACAATACGAGAATTGGACAATTGTAACAGGTGACCACATAGAAGTTCCAGCAAAAACAAGAACTTCCCTGCAAAAGAAGGGCCATATCCTGCAAAGTATAGCTGGAGGTACAATTTGTCAGTTTGTTGTTCAGGAATTCAAGTCATCAAAGTTAGGGGAGCTTGTAGCTATAAGTGATCCAAGGAAGGGCGGATTTCCCTCTGGCTTTTAG